CAGCGCGATGCGGGTCTCGCGCCACAACTCCTTGCCGAGCAGGAACGGCGAGTTGGCACCCACGGCGACCTGGGCGGCGGCGGCCGCCTGCGCCGCGTTCCACACCGTCGGGAAGCCCTCCGGGCTGACCTGCAGGTGTAGCTGCACGGACGTGGCCGCGGCCTCCATCGTGATCGAGCTGACCCGCGTCAGCAGCTTCTCCGGCCCTTCGATCTCCACCTGCAGATCCTCGCCGCGGGCGGCCAGGATCTGCTCGTTGAGCAGGTGGTAGCGCGGGTTGGGGGACAGGTTCTGGATCGCGATGTCCAGGTCGGAGAGCGTCGGCATGATGCCGATCATGACCACGTGTGCGTCCAGCTCCTGCGCGCGCCGGTGGGCGTGCAGGAAGGAGGTCTCCAGCTCCTCCTCGATCTCGCGGAACACGGTGCCGACCAGCTTGTGCGGCGCGAGGTTGAACTCGATGTTGAACTGCGCGAGCTCGGTCTGGAAGTCCTCGGACTCCAGCCGGCTGAGCAGTTCCGCGTTGATCATCATCGGCGCGCCGTCGGTGTCGACGACGTAGAACTCCACCTCGACGCCCATGAGCTTGCGCTCGGTCTCGAACGCGCCCGCCTCCAACATGCGGCGGAGGACGTCGACGTCGCGCTTCACCTTCTCGCGGTAGCGCTGCCGGTCCTCCCGCGTGAAGCGCACCTCGTCGATGTCGCGACCCATGGTCGTCGCCTTTTGCCGAACGGACCCGAAGCGTAGGACGCGGCCCCTCCTCGGGGGGCGCTAGCGTCACCCGACGTTCGGAACCATCGTGCGACGAGGTGCGACCGTGGAGATACGACCGCTGCAGCCCGCCGACCTCGCCGCGGTGCTCGCCCTCAACACCGCCGAGGTGCCCAACGTCGGGCCCCTGACGGCCACCACCCTCGCCGAGCTCGTCGCGCTGAGCGAGCTGTCACTGGTGGCCGTCGACGACGATGGGCTGGCCGGCATGCTGGTCGCGTTCGCCCCCGGCGCGCCCTACGGCAGCCCCAACTACGGGTTCTTCGAGCGTCGTGGCACGAACCACCTGTACGTCGACCGGGTGGCGGTGGCGGCACACGCCCGTCGCCGCGGCGTCGCCTCGGCGATCTACGACGCGGTGGAGGCCCACGCGCGGACCACGGGACGCGCCGAGGTCACGTGCGAGGTCAACCTCGAACCCCGCAACGACGTCTCGCTGGCCTTCCATGCCGCACGGGGGTTCGTCGAGGTCGGCCAGCAGGCCGTCGGCGAGCATCGCGTGAGCCTGCTGGCCAAGCCACTGGCCTGAGCCGGCCAAGCCGCTGGGCTGATTCGACGCTCAGTCCCAGTCGTCGATCCAATCGGGGTCGATCAGCCGCTCGCCGCGATCGAGTGCCGCGATGCGGGTCATGTCGTCGTCGCTGAGCTCGACGTCCCAGACCGCGAAGTTGGCGGCGATGTTCTCGGGCTTGCTCGAGCGCGGGATCGCCACCGTGCCACCGGTCTGCAGCAACCAGCGCAGGGTCACCTGGATCGGGGACAGCCCGTGCTGTTCGCCGACCTCCCGCAGCACCGGGTCGTCGAGCACCCTGCCCTGCGCGATCGGGGAGTACGCGGTGAGGAAACCGCCACGCTCGGACAGGACCTTCCGGATCGGGTCGACGGCGAGGTAGGGGTGATGCTCGACCTGGTCGGTGACGATCGGCGCGAGATCGAAGGCCTCGGCGAGGCGGTGCGAGGGGAAGTTGGAGACGCCGATCGCGCGGGCCAGTCCGGCGTCGCGCAGCTCGGTCAGGGCGCTCAGGGTCTCCGCCAGCGGGGCGTACTCGTCGGAGGGCCAGTGCAGGAGCAGCAGGTCGACGTGGTCGACCCCCAACTCGTCGAGGCTGCGACGCGTCGACGCGCGCACGTCCGGCGCCTGGGCCTGGTCGCGCCAGACCTTCGTGGTGAGGAACACCTCGTCACGGTCGACCTCGCTGTCGGCGATCGCGCGACCGACCTCGGCCTCGTTGCGGTAGATCTGCGCCGTGTCGACGTGCCGGTAGCCGACCTCCAGCGCGGCGCGGGTCGCGTCGTAGGCGGTGCGGCCGGTCAGCTGCCAGGTGCCGAAGCCCAGGGTCGGCACGCGCAGGTCGTCGATCGTCAACTCGTGCACTAGGGGTCTCCTCGGGTCGCGGTCGGGCACCCGACGCTACGAAGCCGTGCCGCCCGGCCGGCGAACCGGCCCGGTCGATCGGTCGGGCTCTGCGCGGGACCGGCGGGCGGACGGACAGCAGGACCGTCCCCGTGGTCACGTTGCGGGCCGGTGGGGGCCGGCGTGCCCCGTTACGGTCGGCGCGGCCGGACCGGAGGAAGGGGGCGTCGTGCCGCTGGTGCGCTTCGTCGTGTACGGGATCGCGAAGACCCTCAGCAAGGTCTTCGGCCTCGCGACGATGGCGTTCTTCGGGCGCATGCCGTCACGGGACGACGACAAGCTGGCCGCCGTGGGCGTGCTGGCGGTCACGTGGGTGCCGGTCGTGGCAGCGGTCGCCGTCCCCGCGCTGGGCGAGATGGTCATCCCCTTCGCGCCGGACGACGAACAGGTCGTGCGGCTGATCGCCCTCGGGACCGCACTGGTGATCCCGCTACTGGTCGGCTACGCGGTCAGCCGCATGCACAACAACGAGGGCAACGCGTCCCGCTCGACCGCCATGCACCTGCTCCACGGCTTCTGGTACACGCCGGTGATCGGCGCCGCGGTCTGCGGCGTGATCGTCGTGGTGCCCTTCGTGAAGACGTCCTACCTGGTCAAGCGTTTCACGGTGCAGCGC
This is a stretch of genomic DNA from Egicoccus sp. AB-alg2. It encodes these proteins:
- a CDS encoding GNAT family N-acetyltransferase, which produces MEIRPLQPADLAAVLALNTAEVPNVGPLTATTLAELVALSELSLVAVDDDGLAGMLVAFAPGAPYGSPNYGFFERRGTNHLYVDRVAVAAHARRRGVASAIYDAVEAHARTTGRAEVTCEVNLEPRNDVSLAFHAARGFVEVGQQAVGEHRVSLLAKPLA
- a CDS encoding aldo/keto reductase, producing MHELTIDDLRVPTLGFGTWQLTGRTAYDATRAALEVGYRHVDTAQIYRNEAEVGRAIADSEVDRDEVFLTTKVWRDQAQAPDVRASTRRSLDELGVDHVDLLLLHWPSDEYAPLAETLSALTELRDAGLARAIGVSNFPSHRLAEAFDLAPIVTDQVEHHPYLAVDPIRKVLSERGGFLTAYSPIAQGRVLDDPVLREVGEQHGLSPIQVTLRWLLQTGGTVAIPRSSKPENIAANFAVWDVELSDDDMTRIAALDRGERLIDPDWIDDWD